The candidate division WOR-3 bacterium region AAGGAGGAGGGTGGTCGTCATACGCCGTTTTTCAATGGTTATCGGCCGCAGTTTTATGTGCGGACGACTGATGTGACGGGTGTGGTGAAGTTGCCTGAAGGTGTTGAGATGGTGATGCCTGGGGACAATGCGAATTTAGAGGTTGAGTTGATTACGCCGGTTGCGATTGAGCAGGGTCTGCGGTTTGCGATTCGTGAAGGCGGCAAGACCGTCGGCGCCGGCGTCGTCACAAAGATAATAGAATAAAAATGAGAGTGATCATCACTTTAGCATGCACGGCGTGCAAAAACAGAAACTACACGACCACCAAGAATAAAAAGAAACAGAAACGCCTTGAGATCAAGAAATATTGTCGCACATGCCGTAAGCATACTTTACATAAGGAGGTAAAATAGGCCTGTAGCTCTAACGGGAGAGCACCCGGCTCCAAACCGGGGGGTTGGGGGTTCAAATCCCTCCAGGCCTGTTTAGAGAGAAAGAAAGTGATAAATAAAGTTATTGATTATCTCAAAAAAGTTTACATGGAGATGCGGAAGGTCACCTGGCCGACGCGTAAAGAGCTGACGAATTCAACGATAGTCGTGATAATCATTTCAGCAATCGTCGCCCTGATCATATTTGTACTGGATACGATATTTTCAAATGTATTGAGGTTGTTCTTGAGCTGATTATGGCTGATAACGAGAAGAAAAAAGAGATGCAGTGGTTTGTGGTTCATACCCTGACCGGTCACGAGCAGAAGGTCAAGAAGATACTTG contains the following coding sequences:
- the tuf gene encoding elongation factor Tu (EF-Tu; promotes GTP-dependent binding of aminoacyl-tRNA to the A-site of ribosomes during protein biosynthesis; when the tRNA anticodon matches the mRNA codon, GTP hydrolysis results; the inactive EF-Tu-GDP leaves the ribosome and release of GDP is promoted by elongation factor Ts; many prokaryotes have two copies of the gene encoding EF-Tu), with amino-acid sequence KEEGGRHTPFFNGYRPQFYVRTTDVTGVVKLPEGVEMVMPGDNANLEVELITPVAIEQGLRFAIREGGKTVGAGVVTKIIE
- the rpmG gene encoding 50S ribosomal protein L33, with product MRVIITLACTACKNRNYTTTKNKKKQKRLEIKKYCRTCRKHTLHKEVK
- the secE gene encoding preprotein translocase subunit SecE, with product MINKVIDYLKKVYMEMRKVTWPTRKELTNSTIVVIIISAIVALIIFVLDTIFSNVLRLFLS